CGCGGGAGGAGGCCGAGCGCACCATCGCCGCCGGTGAGGCGGAGTACGCCGAGGTCACCGAGCGGGCCCGTGCCGAGGCCGACCGCATGGTGCAGGCCGGCCGCGACGCCTACGAACGCGCGGTCGACGACGGCAAGCGCGAGCAGGCCAGGCTGGTGTCGCAGACCGAGGTCGTGCAGGCCGCCCACAACGAGGCGGCCCGGATCGTGGACGAGGCGCACGAGGAGGCCGACCGGCAACGGGCCGATTGCGACGCGTACGTCGACAACAAGCTCGCCGAGTTCTCCGAGCTGCTCGCCACCACGCTGCGGACGGTGGACTCGGGGCGCAACCACCTGCGCGGGTCGCTGCACTCCGTGACGCGCGCGCCCAGTTACGACTACCAAGCCCAGTAGGAGGCCCGCTCGCGTACGCTGGTGGGCAAGGCCGTCCGACCGAGTGCGAGCCGGACCCGCTCGGGACGCGGTGTGCGTCCCGGCTCGGCCTTCCCAGTCCAACGACCGCGATCGCGCGAGAAAGCTTCGATGTCTGAAGAGAGCTCCAGCCCCGAGCGCGCCAACGCGCGCAATCCGTGGCTGTTCGACACCCATGAGCTGAGCCGTCGGCCCGGTTCGAGCCTGCCGCTGCGGCGTGAGCTGCCGGTCGAGACGGCGCTGGGCGTCCCCGACGTCGTCGAGGTGCCCTCGGGTTCGACGGTGACCGTGGACCTGTTGGCGGAGTCCGTGGTCGAAGGCGTACTCGTGAGCGGCACCGCGTCCGCGCGGACCGAGGGCCAGTGCTCGCGTTGCCTGGACCCGGTCTCCGGCGACGTCGAGGTGAACGTCACCGAGCTGTTCGCCTACCCGGAGTCCACCACCGACGAGACCACCGAGGAAGACGAGGTCAGCCGGATCGTCGACGACTGGATCGACCTGGAGCCGATGGTCCGTGACGCCGTCGTCCTCGCCCTGCCGCTCGCGCCGTTGTGCAGCGAGGACTGCGCGGGACTGTGCTCGGGCTGCGGTGTGAAGTGGGCCGATCTCGAGCCCGGTCACGGGCATGAGACCATAGACCCTCGGTGGGCCGCGCTGGTGCAGCGCCTGGAGGAGACTCCGGGTGGCGGCACGGCTGACGGCTCCAACCGGTAAGCGTGCCGGGCACCAGTCCGGCGTAATTTGCGAAGACCGCTCGCACACCGCGAGCAGACCTGTGTGAGGAGACCCAGCCGTGGCTGTCCCCAAGCGGAAGATGTCGCGTTCCAACACTCGCTCGCGCCGCTCGCAGTGGAAGGCGAGCCCGGTGCAGCTGGTGGCTTGCCAGAACCGCGCCTGCCGGCAGTTGAAGCCGCAGCACGTCGCTTGCCCGCACTGTGGCCAGTACGCCGGTCGTCAGGTTGTCGAGCCGGCGTAAGGTCGTTCGGAATGGGGGGTAAGTCGCCAAGCGGACCGGCAGCCGATCCCGCATCCCTTCTCGAAGCGCTCGGTGTCGAGCTCGACAGCGAGTTGCTGACTCTTGCTCTGACCCACCGTTCGTACGCCTACGAGAACGGGGGGCTCCCGCCGAACGAGCGGCTGGAGTTCCTCGGTGACGCGGTGCTCAGTCTGGTGGTCACCGACCACCTGTACCGCCAGCACCCGGATCTGCCCGAGGGGCAGTTGGCGAAGTTGCGGGCCAGTGTCGTGAACATGCACGCGCTGGCCGGGGTGGCGAGGAGCCTCGGTGAGGGCGGGCTCGGCGCTCACCTGCTGCTCGGTAAGGGGGAGGAACTCACCGGCGGCAGGGACAAGGCCAGCATCCTCGCGGACGGCCTGGAGGCCGTGATCGGTGCCGTCTATCTCGCACACGGCGTCGAGACCGCGCGGGAGTTGGTGCATCGGCTGTTCGGCACCCTGCTCGACGAGGCGCCGCGTCGGGGAGCGGGCCTGGACTGGAAGACCAGCCTCCAGGAACTCACCGCGTCAGCCGGCCTCGGGGTGCCCGAGTACAAGGTCGCGGACACCGGCCCCGACCACCGCAAGGAGTTCAGCGCGGTGGTCCTCGTGGGCGGTCGCGACCTGGGGCACGGCGAGGGCACCACCAAGAAGGAGGCCGAGCAGAAGGCCGCAGAGGCGGCCTGGCGGGCTCTCGACGCGGAGCTTTCGTCCGACGACGAGGACCAAGCCGAGGAGCGGGCGGAGTAGCGGCAGGTGCCCGAGTTACCCGAGGTCGAGGTCGTCAGATCCGGCCTCGAAACCCATGTGGTCGGGCGCACGGTGGCCTCGGTCGAGGTCCTGCACCCGAGGGCGATCCGGCGTCATGTGCCCGGTGAGGCCGACTTCGTCGGTCGGCTCACCGGTGCCAAGATCACGGCCACGCGGCGCCGGGGCAAGTACCTGTGGTTCGACCTGGCCGACGGTACCGCCGTGCTCGCCCACCTGGGGATGAGCGGGCAGATGCTCGTGCAGCCGCGGGACGCGGTGGACGAGAAACACCTGCGGGTCCGGTTCCGGTTCGCCGACGACGGGCCGGAGCTGAGGTTCGTGGACCAGCGCACGTTCGGCGGCCTGTCGCTGTCGGACCTGGTGGAGATCGACGGCACGGTGGTGCCCTCGGCCGTGGCTCACATCGCGCGCGACCCGATGGACCCGCTGTTCGACGTCGTCGCCGTCTCCCGCGCCCTGCGAGCCCGGCGTACCGAGGTCAAGCGCGCGTTGCTCGACCAGACCCTGGTCTCCGGGATCGGCAACATCTACGCCGACGAGGCGTTGTGGCGGGTGGGGCTGCACTGGTCGCGTCCCACGGATCGTCTCACCGCGGCGCAGGCACGTGACGTGCTCACCGCGGCGGCCGACGTGATGGCCGAGGCGTTGCGGGTGGGGGGCACGTCCTTCGATTCGCTCTACGTCAACGTCAACGGCGAGTCGGGTTACTTCTCCCGGTCGCTCGACGCCTACGGGCGGGAGGGCGAACCCTGCCGTCGGTGTGGTTCGCCGATCGTGCGCGAGGCGTTCGCCAATCGCTCGTCGTTCAGTTGTCCGCGTTGCCAGCCGAGGCCGCGAATCCGCCGTCGTTAGGTCGACCGGGCGGGTGATCCCGGTCCCGACGTTTGTCGAAGTGCCGTCGTAGTCGGCGGCGGTCCATCTCGATCGATTTTCTCGTGCACGGCCTGGAGCATTTTTGCGCACACTACTGCGCCATGCGTGGTAGTGTTCACCGCGCAAGGAGGGAGGGCCGGTGGAGACGAGTCAACTGCTGAAGGGCGTGCTCGACCTCGCGGTTCTGGCGGTGCTTCGACGCGGTGACGGCTACGGCTACGACGTGCTGAGACGTCTGCGTCGGGTGGGACTGGAGGACGTCGGCGACGCCTCGGTGTACGGAACGTTGCGACGGCTGTACAAGGCAGGGCTGCTCACCACGTACGTGGTGGCCAGTGAGGAAGGCCCTCACCGCAAGTACTACGGGCTCAACGAGTCGGGACGCGCGCGGCTTGTGGAGTCGGAGAAGACCTGGCGCGGTTTCGCGGCCACGATGGAGCGCCTGTTGGGAGAGGATCTATGAGCGCACACACTCACCCCGTCGTACGCGCCTACCTGGCTCGGGTGCGGACGGCGCTGTCGGACCTGCCCGCTGCGGAGGTCGAGGAGATCGTCGAGGACGTCAGGCCGCATCTGACGGAGATCGTGGAGAGACTGGGGGAGCGGGCCAGCGTCGATGCCGTGGCCGAGGAGCTCGGCGCTCCGGAAAGCTACGCCGCCGAGCTTCGCACGGCGGGGGAGTATCCGCCCGCGCCGAGCACGAAGGGGTTCGTCGAGAAGTCACGTCCGATGCTCGCCCGTGCGGCGTTGGCGGGGCTGCTCGCGGCCACGATCTGTGCTGCCGCGTCGGGGCTGAGGATGGGGGTCAACTGGGCCGACGACAAGGCGCTGCCGTTGCTGTTGTTCACCGTCGTGCTGGCGGCGGGTTCGGCCGGTTACCTGATTCTCCAGGGCTCGCACGACGTGTGGGCCCTGCCCGAGGTCCGCAAGTTCGTGGAACGGACCGGGCTGCGAGGCGCGGGGTCGCGGGGGAAGAACCCGCTCCAGGTGATCAGTCCGGTGTGGTGGGTGGTCGCGGCGGTGTTGCTGGGGATGTTCGCCTTCGCTGCGGCCTCGAGCCCCCTCGTGGTGGTGACGTTCCTGGTGCTGGCCGGGCTCATGCTGTGGGCCGGACCCATGTCCGCGCGGGAGCGGCGCTGGGGAGCCCTGGTGCTGCCGCTGTCGGCGCTGGTGGTGGGAGGAGTCGTCGGTACGGGAGGCTCCATCGTGCAGCGGATCAACCAACCGGACTGGGCTTACGACGACCCCTACGCCTACACGTCCTGGAATCTCGACGAAGGAGCGGAGTCCGAGCTGTACTACGGTTCGCGAACGTTGGAGAACCTGTACGTGTTCGACGCCGAGGGCCAGCCTCTCACCGACGTCTACGTCTATGCCGAGGACGGAAGCCCGGTGCTGCTGCCGCGGTACGGGTGTGACCCGAACACGGGGGAGAAGATCCACACCGGGCGGGACAACCAGTTCCCGCGTCCGCGCATCGAGCAGGGTGGCTGGGACGAGCACGGCACCGTCAACGGCTACAACGTCGACCGGCCGTTCTGCGAGGAGGTCGAGGGAGTGCCGTTCACGGTGGCCGTTCCCAGCGGCAAGTGACCTCGCCTTTTAAAACCCTCGTCCACTCGACATCGCGAGTTGGGCCAGCAGGTCGCGTCCGGCCTCGGCGTTGCGCGGCTGGCACAGGACGTCGTAGCGGGTGGCCACCAGTTGGCTGTGGGAGATGAAGTCACGGCGCCCACGTGTGGCGGCGTAGCCCGCGGCGGCGAACGCCATGCCGAAGGCGACACCGGAGAGCAGACCGATCAGGATGGGGGTGAGTCCGGCGCCGGGGGTGAAGAGGCTGAGCAGCAGGCCGACGAAAAGACCGAACCAGGCGCCGGACATCGCTCCGCTACCCAGGACCTTTCCCCAGGTCAGGCGCGCGGCGACGCGTTCGACCAGCAACGGGTCGACGCCCACGATGGTGACGTCCTGCACCGGGAAGTTCTTGTCGGCGAGGTGGTCGACGGCACGCTGCGCCTCCGCGTAGGTGGCGTACGAGCCGATCGGCCAGCCCGTGGGCATGGTCGGCAGCTGCGACGCCTGGGGCGTCGGGGAGAACGCCGTCTGGGAGAACGCCTGGGTCATTGCTTGCTCACCTCTGGGGAGACACTGCTGTGCTCTACACCTGACTCAACGCTACGGGATGGGGAATGAGTGCCCGAAGGGTCCCAATTCACAGCTCGTTCTCAGGTGAGCGCGGTCACGCGGAGGCCAGTCCCGGCTGGACGCCGGTGGTGCCGTGCATGCCGGTGATGCCGCTCGGTGACCCCGCATGCAGCCACTTGCCGAAGTGGCGTACGGAAAACAGCTCGTCGAGCACCATGTAGGCGGCGCCGACCAGACCGCCTTCCTCGCCGAGCCGGGCCTTCTCGATGCGCAGCTCCCGAGTGGACAGTGGGAGCGAGCGACGGTAGATCGTCTCGCGGATCGTGGCGAGGAACAGGTCCCCGGCGCCCGCGATCTTGCCGCCGAGCAGGATCGTGGACGGGTTGTAGAAGTTCACCATCGTGGCGAGCATGGCCCCGATGCGCCTGCCCGCGTTGACCAGCAGCTGCACGGCGTGGTGATCGCCGGCGCCCGCCGCCGCGGTGACGTCGGTGGCCGTGATCGTTCCCTTGGCTCCGAGGACGGCGGCGAGTGCCGGGCTCTCTCCGGAGCGGGCCAGTCGTTCGCCGTCCCTGGCCAGTGCGGCGCCTCCGGCGACGGCTTCGAGACAGCCGGTCTTGCCGCAGCGGCACACCACGGAACTGTCGTCGGAGACGGCGGCGTGACCGATGTCGCCCGCGCAGCCCTGAGCCCCGCGGTGGAGGCGACCCCCGTGGCTGATGCCCGCGCCGATGCCCGTGCCGATCTTGACGTAGAGCAGGTCGCCGAGGTCGTTGAGCTGGCCGGGGGCCCGGAGCTCGCCGAGGCACAACAGGTTGACCTCGTTGTCCACCCACACCGGGGCGTTGTAACGAGCGGAGAGGCGTTCCCGCACCGGATAGTTGTTCCAGCCCGGCATGATGGGCGGCTCCGAGGGGC
The window above is part of the Saccharomonospora glauca K62 genome. Proteins encoded here:
- a CDS encoding PadR family transcriptional regulator, which gives rise to METSQLLKGVLDLAVLAVLRRGDGYGYDVLRRLRRVGLEDVGDASVYGTLRRLYKAGLLTTYVVASEEGPHRKYYGLNESGRARLVESEKTWRGFAATMERLLGEDL
- a CDS encoding general stress protein — encoded protein: MTQAFSQTAFSPTPQASQLPTMPTGWPIGSYATYAEAQRAVDHLADKNFPVQDVTIVGVDPLLVERVAARLTWGKVLGSGAMSGAWFGLFVGLLLSLFTPGAGLTPILIGLLSGVAFGMAFAAAGYAATRGRRDFISHSQLVATRYDVLCQPRNAEAGRDLLAQLAMSSGRGF
- a CDS encoding DUF1700 domain-containing protein, which encodes MSAHTHPVVRAYLARVRTALSDLPAAEVEEIVEDVRPHLTEIVERLGERASVDAVAEELGAPESYAAELRTAGEYPPAPSTKGFVEKSRPMLARAALAGLLAATICAAASGLRMGVNWADDKALPLLLFTVVLAAGSAGYLILQGSHDVWALPEVRKFVERTGLRGAGSRGKNPLQVISPVWWVVAAVLLGMFAFAAASSPLVVVTFLVLAGLMLWAGPMSARERRWGALVLPLSALVVGGVVGTGGSIVQRINQPDWAYDDPYAYTSWNLDEGAESELYYGSRTLENLYVFDAEGQPLTDVYVYAEDGSPVLLPRYGCDPNTGEKIHTGRDNQFPRPRIEQGGWDEHGTVNGYNVDRPFCEEVEGVPFTVAVPSGK
- a CDS encoding YceD family protein; this translates as MSEESSSPERANARNPWLFDTHELSRRPGSSLPLRRELPVETALGVPDVVEVPSGSTVTVDLLAESVVEGVLVSGTASARTEGQCSRCLDPVSGDVEVNVTELFAYPESTTDETTEEDEVSRIVDDWIDLEPMVRDAVVLALPLAPLCSEDCAGLCSGCGVKWADLEPGHGHETIDPRWAALVQRLEETPGGGTADGSNR
- the mutM gene encoding bifunctional DNA-formamidopyrimidine glycosylase/DNA-(apurinic or apyrimidinic site) lyase, with translation MPELPEVEVVRSGLETHVVGRTVASVEVLHPRAIRRHVPGEADFVGRLTGAKITATRRRGKYLWFDLADGTAVLAHLGMSGQMLVQPRDAVDEKHLRVRFRFADDGPELRFVDQRTFGGLSLSDLVEIDGTVVPSAVAHIARDPMDPLFDVVAVSRALRARRTEVKRALLDQTLVSGIGNIYADEALWRVGLHWSRPTDRLTAAQARDVLTAAADVMAEALRVGGTSFDSLYVNVNGESGYFSRSLDAYGREGEPCRRCGSPIVREAFANRSSFSCPRCQPRPRIRRR
- the rpmF gene encoding 50S ribosomal protein L32; this translates as MAVPKRKMSRSNTRSRRSQWKASPVQLVACQNRACRQLKPQHVACPHCGQYAGRQVVEPA
- a CDS encoding ROK family protein, whose protein sequence is MDEPSPELLESYTRLLDLVRSGVADTRPALSQKTGLGRTAITQRTTTLLEAGLLEEGDLNPSTGGRQARTLRFRKDAGRILTAELGATGFIAGVTDLMGTVLVMKRRDCDIAQGPEPVLAEVEATLDALLVDAGGVPSDVWGVGLGLPGPVEFATARPSEPPIMPGWNNYPVRERLSARYNAPVWVDNEVNLLCLGELRAPGQLNDLGDLLYVKIGTGIGAGISHGGRLHRGAQGCAGDIGHAAVSDDSSVVCRCGKTGCLEAVAGGAALARDGERLARSGESPALAAVLGAKGTITATDVTAAAGAGDHHAVQLLVNAGRRIGAMLATMVNFYNPSTILLGGKIAGAGDLFLATIRETIYRRSLPLSTRELRIEKARLGEEGGLVGAAYMVLDELFSVRHFGKWLHAGSPSGITGMHGTTGVQPGLASA
- a CDS encoding ATP synthase F0 subunit B translates to MYRVFEALDELVTIVEEARGVPMTSSCVVPRGDVLELLDDIRDALPAEVDDAQDVLDRRDEIIRTAQEQAEETVSSASAEADRLMTEAREEAERIITEAREEAERTIAAGEAEYAEVTERARAEADRMVQAGRDAYERAVDDGKREQARLVSQTEVVQAAHNEAARIVDEAHEEADRQRADCDAYVDNKLAEFSELLATTLRTVDSGRNHLRGSLHSVTRAPSYDYQAQ
- the rnc gene encoding ribonuclease III is translated as MGGKSPSGPAADPASLLEALGVELDSELLTLALTHRSYAYENGGLPPNERLEFLGDAVLSLVVTDHLYRQHPDLPEGQLAKLRASVVNMHALAGVARSLGEGGLGAHLLLGKGEELTGGRDKASILADGLEAVIGAVYLAHGVETARELVHRLFGTLLDEAPRRGAGLDWKTSLQELTASAGLGVPEYKVADTGPDHRKEFSAVVLVGGRDLGHGEGTTKKEAEQKAAEAAWRALDAELSSDDEDQAEERAE